The genomic region AGGTCGAAGCGGACTTCCAGGAGATGTTCTCGTACCCTGACGCCGATGACCGGAACCGCAGCAGGACCGCGGACCCGGTCGACGACGCCGAGGACGACGAGGACAGGTTCTTTCTCGAGGACGACTCGTTCGACCTCGAGCCTGTGCTGCGTGACGCGGTGGTGCTCGCACTGCCGCTGCAGCCGGTGTGCAAGGAGACCTGTGCCGGTCTGTGTTCCGAGTGCGGAATCAGGCTGGACGAGAATCCGGACCACCACCACGATGCCGTCGACATCCGTTGGGCGGCACTGCAAGGACTCGCCGAGACCGTTCAGGACGGCGAGAAGGACAACATGGGCGGCGCCGAACCGGGCGTCGACGAGAAGCAGGAGAAGTAGCCGTGGCTGTTCCGAAGCGGAAGATGTCGCGCAGCAACACGCGCCACCGCCGGTCGCAGTGGAAGGCTGCGGTCCCCACCCTGGTTTCGTGCGAGCGTTGCCAGGAGCCGAAGCTCCAGCACATTGCGTGCCCGAGCTGCGGCACCTACAACAAGCGCCAGGTCCTCGAGGTCTGAGCGGCTGGTGAGAGGCCCGATGTCTGAGTTGTCCAGCTCCAAGAAGACAGACAACATCAACACAGCCTCGTCCCACACGCTTCTGGAAGGGCGGCTCGGGTATCACCTCGAGTCCGCCCTTCTGGTGCGTGCGCTGACCCATCGCTCGTACGCGTACGAGAACGGCGGTCTGCCCACCAACGAGCGGCTGGAGTTCCTCGGGGACTCCGTGCTCGGCCTGGTGGTCACGGACACGCTGTACCGCACCCACCCCGACCTGCCCGAAGGCCAGCTGGCCAAGTTGCGGGCCGCGGTGGTCAACTCGCGTGCACTTGCGGAAGTGGGCCGCGGCCTCGAACTCGGTTCCTTCATCCGGCTCGGCCGCGGTGAAGAGGGCACGGGTGGCCGGGACAAGGCTTCCATCCTCGCCGACACCCTTGAAGCGGTGATCGGCGCCGTCTATCTCGACCAGGGCCTCAGTGCGGCCTCGGAGCTGGTCCACCGGCTCTTCGACCCGCTGATCGACAGGTCCTCCAACCTCGGAGCCGGCCTGGACTGGAAGACCAGTCTCCAGGAGCTCACCGCGAGCGAGAGCCTCGGAGTCCCCGAGTACCTCGTCACGGAGACCGGCCCCGATCACGAGAAGACCTTTACTGCTGCCGCTCGCGTCGGTGGTGTCTCGTACGGCACCGGCACCGGCCGTAGCAAGAAGGAAGCGGAGCAGCAGGCCGCCGAGTCCGCCTGGCGTGAGATCAGCGCCGCCGCGGAAGCGCGGGAGGCCGCGGCCAAGGCCGCAGCCGACGGAGGGATCGCCGACATCCCTGCCGACCCGTCGCCGCACTCGGACGCGGCTCCGGCCTGAACCGTCCGAGAGCCCCCCGGTGCCTTGTGCACCGGGGGGCTCTCGCTGTCTTCCCCCCTGTGCCGAAGGAGTCACCGTGCCCGAACTGCCCGAGGTCGAAGTCGTGCGGCGGGGTCTGGAACGCTGGACCGCAGGCCGCACCGTGCAGGACGTCGAGGTGCTGCATCCGCGTGCGGTGCGCCGGCAC from Streptomyces sp. QL37 harbors:
- a CDS encoding DUF177 domain-containing protein — its product is MISKAGKALNGHLDHRSPLVFDTRELGRRPGAMKRLTRTVEAPKDLGIDGVIGVQENAPLALDLRLESVMEGVLVTGTARATAEGECVRCLEPLALEVEADFQEMFSYPDADDRNRSRTADPVDDAEDDEDRFFLEDDSFDLEPVLRDAVVLALPLQPVCKETCAGLCSECGIRLDENPDHHHDAVDIRWAALQGLAETVQDGEKDNMGGAEPGVDEKQEK
- the rpmF gene encoding 50S ribosomal protein L32, which translates into the protein MAVPKRKMSRSNTRHRRSQWKAAVPTLVSCERCQEPKLQHIACPSCGTYNKRQVLEV
- the rnc gene encoding ribonuclease III, with the protein product MSELSSSKKTDNINTASSHTLLEGRLGYHLESALLVRALTHRSYAYENGGLPTNERLEFLGDSVLGLVVTDTLYRTHPDLPEGQLAKLRAAVVNSRALAEVGRGLELGSFIRLGRGEEGTGGRDKASILADTLEAVIGAVYLDQGLSAASELVHRLFDPLIDRSSNLGAGLDWKTSLQELTASESLGVPEYLVTETGPDHEKTFTAAARVGGVSYGTGTGRSKKEAEQQAAESAWREISAAAEAREAAAKAAADGGIADIPADPSPHSDAAPA